The DNA window GTCCACCAGGTGAACCTGGAGTACCTCGCCACCGTCGCGGCGACGAAGACGGAAAACGGCGAGACGGTCGTCTTCCCCGACTCCCTCGTCGGCACCGACTCCCACACGACGATGATCAACGGCTTGGGCGTCGTGGGCTGGGGCGTCGGCGGCATCGAGGCCGAGGCGGGCATGCTCGGGCAGCCGCTGTACTTCGTCATCCCCGAAGTGGTGGGCTTTAAGCTGACCGGCCGCCTTGCCGAAGGGGCCACAGCCACGGACCTCGCCCTCACTGTAACGCAGATGCTGCGCAAGAAGGGCGTTGTCGGCAAGTTCGTCGAGTTCTACGGTCCGGGCGTCTCGACGCTCACGCTGGCCGACCGCGCCACCGTGGCCAACATGGCGCCGGAGTACGGGGCGACGATGGGCTTCTTCCCCGTCGACGAGGAGACGCTCAACTACCTGCGCCTGACCGGCCGCAGCGAGGAGCTCGTCCAGCTCGTCGAAGCCTACTACAAGGCGCAAGGCATGTTCCGCACCGACGACGCGCCGGAGCCGATCTTCTCCGACACGATCGAGCTCGACCTGTCGACGGTGGTGCCCAGCCTGGCCGGTCCGAAGCGCCCGCAGGACCGCGTCGAGCTGACGCGGATGAAGGAAGCGTTCAACGAGGCGCTACGCGCCCCGCTGGACAAGGGCGGCTTCGGCCTGAGCGAAGAGCAGATCGCCAAAAAAGTGGAAATCACCCACCCGAGCGGCGAGAAATCGACGCTCAAGACCGGCTCGGTGGTGATCGCCGCCATCACCAGCTGCACGAACACCTCGAACCCGAGCGTGATGCTCGGCGCCGGCATCTTGGCCAAGAAGGCCGTCGAGCGCGGGCTGAAAAAGCCGCCCTACGTCAAGAGCAGCCTGACGCCGGGCTCCCGCGTCGTGACGCAGTACCTGATCAACGCCGGGCTGATGGACGCCCTTGAGGAACTGGGCTTCCACGTCGCCGGATACGGCTGCGCCACCTGTATCGGCAACAGCGGCCCGCTACCGGAGGAAGTGGCCCAGGGCATCATCGACGGCGACCTCACCGTGGCGTCAGTGCTGTCGGGGAACCGCAACTTTGAAGGGCGCATCCATCAGCTGGTGAAGGCCAATTACCTCGCCTCCCCGCCGCTCGTCATCGCCTACGCCCTGGCCGGCACGGTGGACATCGACCTGACGAAGGAGCCGATCGGGATCGGCAAGGACGGCCAGCCGGTCTACCTGAAGGACATCTGGCCGACGCCGGAAGAACTGCGTGAGGCGATGCAGAAGGCGATGGACCCCGAGCTGTTCCGGCAGCAGTACGCCAACGTGTTTACCGGAAACGAACGCTGGAACGCCATCCCGACGCCGGAAGGCCTCCTCTACGAGTTCGACCCGAACTCGACGTACATCCAGGAGCCGCCGTTCTTCGCCAATTTGACCGAGGAAGTCGGCGCCATCGAGGAGATCCGCGGGGCGCGGGCCTTGGCCCTCCTGGGCGACTCGGTGACCACCGACCACATCTCCCCCGCCGGCAGCATCAAGCCGGACAGCCCGGCCGGCAAATACCTGCTCGAGCGCGGGGTGAAGCCGGAGGACTTCAACTCCTACGGGTCCCGCCGCGGCAACCACGAGGTGATGATGCGCGGCACCTTTGCCAACATCCGCATCCGCAACGCGATGGTGCCCGGCGTGGAAGGCGGCTTCACCAAGTACCTGCCGACCGGCGAGGTGCTGCCCATCTACGACGCGGCGATGAAGTACAAGGAGGCGGGCATTCCGCTCGTCGTGTTGGCCGGCAAGGAGTACGGCACGGGCAGCTCCCGCGACTGGGCAGCCAAGGGCACCTACCTCCTCGGCGTCAAGGCCGTCATCGCCGAGAGCTTTGAGCGCATCCACCGCTCCAACCTCGTCGGCATGGGCGTACTGCCGCTGCAGTTCGCCGACGGCGCGTCGTGGAAGGCCCTCGGCATCACCGGCGAGGAAACCTTCGACATCCTCGGCCTGTCCGACGCCATCCAACCCGGCCAGCGCCTGACGGTCAAAGCGACGCGGCCCGACGGCAGCACCTTCACCTTCGACGTCATCGTCCGCCTCGACAGCGCGGTGGAGATCGACTACTACCGCAACGGCGGCATCCTGCAGACGGTGCTGCGCCAGCTCCTCCGCGACGACAAGGCCAACATGCCGGTGGCGTAACGCCGCCGCACCCACGTACCCCCGGGCGGGACCTTTCCCGCTCGGGGTTTTTCCATGCCCGCCCAAACAAAAAACGCGCTCCCCATCCGTCCCGGGACGGGGAGCGCGACTCGCCCGCTTTCCCTACACCCAGCCGCGGAAGCGCGCCGCTTCGGCCATCTTGCGCACGCCGACCATGTACGCGGCCAGGCGCATGTCCACCTTGCGCGACTGCGCCGTCTGGTACACGTTCTCGAAGGCGCGCACCATCATCTCTTCGAGCTTGCGCTCCACTTCTTCCTCGCTCCAGTAATAGCCCTGGTTGTTTTGCACCCATTCGAAATAGGACACGGTGACGCCGCCGGCGCTGGCCAGCACGTCGGGTACGAGGAGGATGCCGCGCTCGGTGAGGATCTTCGTGGCCTCATAGGTCGTCGGCCCATTGGCCGCCTCGACGATGATCTTCGCCTTGATGTTGGGCGCGTTCTCCTTGGTGATCTGGTTCGCAACCGCCGCCGGCACCAAGATGTCGCAATCGAGCTCCAGCATCTCCTTGTTCGTGATCGTGTTCTTAAATAAGGGTGTCACCGTGCCGAAGGAGTCGCGGCGGTCAAGGAGGTAATCGATGTCGAGGCCATTCGGGTCATAGAGGGCCCCGTAGGCGTCGGAAATGGCGATCACCTTGGCCCCCGCGTCGTGCATGAACTTGGCCAGGTAGCCGCCGGCGTTGCCAAAGCCCTGGACGATGACGCGCGCACCTTCCAGGTTGATGCCGCGCTTCTTCGCCGCCTCGCGGATGCAGATCGTGACGCCCTTGGCCGTGGCCGTCTCCCGGCCGCGCGACCCGCCAAGCACGAGGGGCTTGCCGGTGATGAAGGCCGGGCTGTCAAACTCGCGAATGCGGCTGTACTCGTCCATCATCCAGGCCATGATTTGCGAATTCGTGTACACGTCCGGCGCAGGGATGTCCTTCGCCGGACCGACGATCTGGCTGATGGCCCGCACATAGCCGCGGCTGAGGCGCTCGAGTTCGCGGAACGACATTTTCCGCGGGTCGCATTTGATTGCGCCTTTCCCGCCGCCATAAGGAAGATCCATAATGCCGCACTTGATGCTCATCCAGATGGAGAGCGCTTTCACTTCATCCAACGTCACATCGGGATGAAAGCGCACGCCCCCCTTGGTGGGCCCCACCGCGTCGTTGTGCTGGGCGCGGTAACCGGTAAACACCTTTACCGATCCGTCGTCCATCCGCACGGGAATGCGCACGGTGAGCACGCGGATCGGCTCCTCCAACAATTCGTACACCTGCTCGGGATACCCCAGCTTGTCCAGCGCTTCTTTGATCACGCGCTGTGTCGCGGCGAGCAGCTCCGCACCCGCCTTTTCCGCATCCCGTTCCCGTTCTGCGGTGCTTTTCTCGTTTTCTTTCGCCACGCTGTCGCCCATCGACAAACCACCTCGATACCGTTTCTCAATCGCTGTGATTCCGTTTGCCTTTTCCCTAACAAGTATACACCGGAAGGGCGGGCGGGAAAAGAGCGCGCGCTTTCCCTTACCCAGCTCGTCCCAGCAACAGGCCGAGCCACACCGCCGCCACACCGGCGACGACGCTGCCCACGGCGTAGCCGAGGACCAGCGCCGTCTGCCCGCTTTCCAGAAGACGCAGGATTTCCAGACTGAACGACGAAAAGGTCGTAAAGGAGCCCAAAAATCCGCCCACCAGCGCCGTGTACGCCGTTGGGGACAATCCGCCCCGCTCGAGCCCCACGGCATAAAGCAGGCCGATCAGGAACGACCCGACCACATTGACGAAGAACGTGGCGAC is part of the Calditerricola satsumensis genome and encodes:
- the acnA gene encoding aconitate hydratase AcnA, which codes for MAAKNPFNVRATLEVGGKRYTYYRIQGLEEQGYGPVSRLPYSIKVLLEGAVRQFDGRAITVDHVKQLANWPEAHKKKQEVPFKPARIILQDFTGVPAVVDLAAMRSAVQKMGGDPKRINPLVPVDLVIDHSVMVDTFGTKDALERNMELEFQRNEERYRFLRWAQKAFDNFRVVPPATGIVHQVNLEYLATVAATKTENGETVVFPDSLVGTDSHTTMINGLGVVGWGVGGIEAEAGMLGQPLYFVIPEVVGFKLTGRLAEGATATDLALTVTQMLRKKGVVGKFVEFYGPGVSTLTLADRATVANMAPEYGATMGFFPVDEETLNYLRLTGRSEELVQLVEAYYKAQGMFRTDDAPEPIFSDTIELDLSTVVPSLAGPKRPQDRVELTRMKEAFNEALRAPLDKGGFGLSEEQIAKKVEITHPSGEKSTLKTGSVVIAAITSCTNTSNPSVMLGAGILAKKAVERGLKKPPYVKSSLTPGSRVVTQYLINAGLMDALEELGFHVAGYGCATCIGNSGPLPEEVAQGIIDGDLTVASVLSGNRNFEGRIHQLVKANYLASPPLVIAYALAGTVDIDLTKEPIGIGKDGQPVYLKDIWPTPEELREAMQKAMDPELFRQQYANVFTGNERWNAIPTPEGLLYEFDPNSTYIQEPPFFANLTEEVGAIEEIRGARALALLGDSVTTDHISPAGSIKPDSPAGKYLLERGVKPEDFNSYGSRRGNHEVMMRGTFANIRIRNAMVPGVEGGFTKYLPTGEVLPIYDAAMKYKEAGIPLVVLAGKEYGTGSSRDWAAKGTYLLGVKAVIAESFERIHRSNLVGMGVLPLQFADGASWKALGITGEETFDILGLSDAIQPGQRLTVKATRPDGSTFTFDVIVRLDSAVEIDYYRNGGILQTVLRQLLRDDKANMPVA
- a CDS encoding Glu/Leu/Phe/Val family dehydrogenase, with translation MGDSVAKENEKSTAERERDAEKAGAELLAATQRVIKEALDKLGYPEQVYELLEEPIRVLTVRIPVRMDDGSVKVFTGYRAQHNDAVGPTKGGVRFHPDVTLDEVKALSIWMSIKCGIMDLPYGGGKGAIKCDPRKMSFRELERLSRGYVRAISQIVGPAKDIPAPDVYTNSQIMAWMMDEYSRIREFDSPAFITGKPLVLGGSRGRETATAKGVTICIREAAKKRGINLEGARVIVQGFGNAGGYLAKFMHDAGAKVIAISDAYGALYDPNGLDIDYLLDRRDSFGTVTPLFKNTITNKEMLELDCDILVPAAVANQITKENAPNIKAKIIVEAANGPTTYEATKILTERGILLVPDVLASAGGVTVSYFEWVQNNQGYYWSEEEVERKLEEMMVRAFENVYQTAQSRKVDMRLAAYMVGVRKMAEAARFRGWV
- a CDS encoding fluoride efflux transporter FluC — its product is MALWGWVAVGGIVGACLRVGLAQAAAKWWPGSFPVATFFVNVVGSFLIGLLYAVGLERGGLSPTAYTALVGGFLGSFTTFSSFSLEILRLLESGQTALVLGYAVGSVVAGVAAVWLGLLLGRAG